From a region of the Fusarium poae strain DAOMC 252244 chromosome Unknown contig_7, whole genome shotgun sequence genome:
- a CDS encoding uncharacterized protein (CAZy:CBM21) has protein sequence MSDAAQPHPAAVAKVLPSGITSDLVNGDGTSSSHAQDQRRPSVSRSSPGYRVKGPPELMLEQLRDLLHLVWYPYRRQRLVRKPTPRKAVHFEPHDQEQHFFPTDPPVTVKSEPQLMRGVHEGSARKPPSPIASLHIIRSPPTRWEVICSTTVSKITEKTTVKLERLWVSADESSFLGSVAVANLTEEKSVTCRFTFDRWETISEVRAHYAGSLPVTSHQAELDRFLFTLKLPNVALVRPGINTFHCCIRYIVNGQEFWDNNNGLDYQVSFRRKEPSKDMKTIPYGASTLQSDVLV, from the coding sequence ATGTCGGACGCTGCCCAACCTCATCCTGCTGCTGTAGCAAAGGTTTTGCCTTCTGGAATCACCTCCGACTTAGTCAATGGAGATGGGACATCTTCCTCTCATGCTCAAGACCAACGGCGTCCCTCCGTTTCTCGCAGCTCCCCCGGTTACCGTGTGAAGGGGCCACCAGAACTCATGTTGGAACAGTTAcgggatcttcttcatctaGTTTGGTACCCCTATCGCCGTCAACGCCTCGTTCGAAAGCCTACGCCACGCAAAGCCGTTCATTTCGAGCCACACGACCAAGAACAGCATTTCTTCCCAACTGATCCACCAGTTACTGTGAAGTCTGAGCCACAGCTTATGAGAGGAGTCCATGAGGGCTCTGCTCGCAAGCCCCCGAGCCCAATAGCTTCACTCCATATTATACGATCTCCACCAACCCGGTGGGAAGTTATCTGTTCAACTACAGTCTCCAAGATCACCGAGAAGACGACCGTGAAGCTGGAGAGACTATGGGTATCCGCTGACGAAAGTTCCTTCTTGGGGTCTGTCGCAGTAGCCAATCTCACGGAAGAGAAATCAGTCACTTGCAGGTTTACGTTTGATCGTTGGGAAACAATTTCTGAAGTTCGTGCCCATTACGCAGGTAGCTTGCCAGTTACAAGTCACCAAGCTGAGCTTGACCGGTTCTTGTTCACGCTGAAGCTCCCAAATGTAGCCCTGGTTCGTCCTGGAATCAATACTTTCCACTGCTGCATCAGATACATCGTCAATGGCCAAGAGTTCTGGGACAATAATAATGGCCTCGATTATCAAGTTAGCTTCAGAAGGAAGGAACCATCCAAGGATATGAAAACAATCCCTTATGGGGCATCCACACTACAGAGTGATGTCTTAGTATAG
- a CDS encoding uncharacterized protein (SECRETED:SignalP(1-17)~CAZy:CE5): MLSQFITFLALTGCVAAAPNLRAAKCISYTIINTRGTGELQGPSAGFRTMNSQITSQLPGGKIYNTVYPAGWDQNSAQGTQDIIREVKSVLASNPSECFILEGYSQGAAATVNALSQLTGNAGDAVKGVFLIGDPLHKSGLACNVDNNGGTTTQNVNGLEAFGGGGIPQNWVSRTLDVCIFGDGVCDTTHGYGINAQHLEYPNDPETQKLGTTFVVKKLTG; this comes from the exons ATGCTTTCACAATTCATTACCTTCCTCGCCCTTACCGGCTGCGTAGCCGCCGCTCCTAACCTAAGAGCCGCAAAGTGTATATCTTACACCATCATCAATACCCGCGGCACCGGCGAACTCCAAGGTCCCTCCGCTGGCTTCCGCACCATGAACTCCCAGATCACATCCCAACTCCCCGGCGGCAAGATCTACAACACTGTGTACCCCGCCGGTTGGGACCAAAACTCTGCACAGGGAACGCAGGACATCATCCGCGAGGTGAAGAGCGTCTTGGCGTCTAACCCTAGTGAATGTTTCATCTTGGAGGGTTACTCCCAGGGCGCTGCGGCGACCGTGAACGCGTTGTCGCAGCTGACGGGGAATGCTGGGGATGCTGTTAAGGGGGTGTTTCTGATTGGTGACCCGTTGCATAAGAGCGGGTTGGCGTGTAATGTTGATAACAATGGTGGTACGACGACTCAGAATGTCAATGGGCTTGAGGCTTTTGGGGGTGGAGGTATTCCACAGAACTGGGTCTCTCGCACGCTTGATGTTTGTATCTTT GGCGATGGAGTCTGTGATACGACACATGGGTATGGCATCAATGCTCAGCATCTTGAGTATCCCAATGATCCAGAGACTCAGAAGCTCGGAACAACTTTTGTTGTCAAGAAGTTGACTGGGTAA